One part of the Vicia villosa cultivar HV-30 ecotype Madison, WI linkage group LG6, Vvil1.0, whole genome shotgun sequence genome encodes these proteins:
- the LOC131610100 gene encoding putative lysine-specific demethylase JMJ16, with protein MEGLSAPPGFVSLTSFFLKKDDKVEKTSKSDPIPTKTKPEMDDNTSYNPIYAHRPWIVSEKDRCKSEEFCAEHRPMVKNPHTNSSRPKGTVYGCPNCSNCLKVTARWHPEDARREVLEDAPIFRPTEEEFKDTLGYIASIRSRAEPYGICRIVPPRSWKLSCTLQKENVWESSEFVAQTQRIDGHQVRLAQESMASSHDTTESKRRKVIKGEMDSHLGNRSICTSNNGNVEGCDGKPESGPKFTLKMFKKLADDFKIQYFNCKDEIKITGSDKNDAIHQQQREPSVGNIEGEYGRIVQNPTEEIEVLCGNTLEAGDFSSGFPIPTVSDPEYMKSGWNLNNMISLPGSLLSFENPEAARKFSPRVHVGMCFSPLKWKVEEHQLYSLCYMHMGEPKVWYSVPGRSADHFETVWKKYLGDMNAGKSDLHDDLTMQLSCSVLKAEGIPVYRCIQYPREFVLVFPGAYHSGFDCGFNCSEVANFAPLEWLPHGQNVVEQYCEQKRKTSISFDKLLLGAARETVRVRWEIDILMKSTTENLTCRDAYQRNGILKESLNSRISSENLKRKFISTSFKSQKMDESFDASCKRECSICLRDLFLSAVGCSCSDDKFVCLDHARKLCSCPWTDKILLYRYAISELEVLHQALHGKLSAVYKWAKEDLGLTVRSVASKRSKQTPEKVNGSVDSSKLPISQSTVDPYNKWKQLKSQGTPNALAGKQSETAFQAKQSHGSAHSNSNVIHPKINTTVIHSAASNEIKAKEKTALHNSAAKRIGEGSNSSEIKPDSNAIGDKLTISKKVEEPKASEVSSTPGSGFLSFLKDDIFDEVLSDSTSSSSSSETD; from the exons ATGGAAGGTCTTTCAGCTCCACCTGGTTTTGTATCTCTAACAtcttttttcttgaaaaaggaTGACAAGGTTGAGAAAACCAGTAAGTCCGACCCGATCCCCACGAAGACTAAACCTGAGATGGATGACAATACTTCATATAACCCGATTTATGCACATCGGCCATGGATAGTATCGGAGAAGGACAGGTGCAAATCTGAGGAATTTTGCGCTGAGCATCGACCTATGGTTAAG AATCCCCATACAAATTCTTCTCGTCCAAAAGGAACTGTATATGGATGTCCAAACTGCAGTAATTGTTTAAAG GTAACAGCAAGGTGGCATCCTGAGGATGCAAGAAGAGAAGTTCTGGAAGATGCTCCTATTTTCCGTCCAACAGAAGAG GAATTCAAAGACACACTTGGATACATCGCAAGCATACGTTCCCGAGCAGAACCATATGGAATATGCCGTATTGTCCCTCCTAGGAGTTGGAAACTGTCATGTACTCTTCAAAAAGAGAATGTATGGGAAAGCTCTGAATTTGTTGCTCAAACTCAGCGAATTGATGGGCACCAAGTTCGGCTTGCACAAGAAAGTATGGCTAGCTCTCATGATACTACCGAAAGCAAGAGAAGAAAAGTGATTAAAGGAGAGATGGACTCTCATCTTGGTAATAGAAGCATTTGCACCTCAAATAACGGAAATGTTGAAGGCTGTGACGGTAAGCCTGAATCCGGTCCCAAGTTCACTCTCAAAATGTTCAAGAAATTGGCAGATGATTTCAAGATCCAATACTTCAACTGCAAGGATGAGATTAAGATTACGGGTTCTGATAAAAATGACGCCATACATCAACAGCAAAGGGAGCCATCTGTTGGGAATATTGAGGGTGAGTACGGACGGATTGTTCAAAATCCAACTGAAGAAATTGAG GTTCTCTGTGGTAATACTTTGGAGGCTGGAGATTTTAGCAGTGGATTTCCAATTCCAACTGTTTCTGACCCTGAATATATGAAATCTGGATGGAACTTAAATAATATGATTTCACTCCCAGGCTCTCTTCTTTCTTTTGAAAACCCTGAAGCTGCACGTAAATTTTCTCCTAGGGTACATGTGGGAATGTGCTTTTCTCCACTTAAATGG aaagttgaagagcACCAATTGTACTCGTTATGTTACATGCATATGGGTGAACCCAAAGTATGGTATAGTGTCCCAGGAAGATCTGCTGATCACTTTGAAACAGTTTGGAAGAAGTATCTCGGAGATATGAATGCAGGAAAATCTGATTTGCATGATGATCTG ACTATGCAGTTATCCTGCTCAGTATTGAAGGCAGAGGGTATACCGGTATATCGTTGTATTCAGTATCCTCGTGAATTTGTTCTTGTCTTCCCTGGAGCATATCATTCAGGATTTGATTGTGGTTTCAACTGTTCTGAAGTGGCAAACTTTGCTCCTCTCGAGTGGCTGCCTCATGGACAGAATGTTGTAGAGCAATATTGTGAACAGAAGAGAAAGACATCAATTTCATTCGATAAGTTGTTACTGGGAGCAGCAAGGGAAACTGTGAGGGTCCGCTGGGAAATTGATATACTTATGAAGAGCACGACCGAGAACTTAACGTGTAGAGATGCATATCAAAGAAATGGGATCTTAAAAGAATCTTTGAAT TCTCGCATCAGTAGTGAGAATTTGAAGAGGAAATTTATTTCTACTTCTTTCAAATCACAAAAAATGGATGAAAGCTTTGACGCCAGTTGTAAAAGGGAATGTAGCATATGTCTGCGTGATTTATTCCTGTCAGCTGTTGGTTGTTCGTGTTCAGATGACAAGTTTGTGTGTCTTGATCATGCAAGAAAGCTTTGTTCTTGTCCTTGGACAGACAAAATTCTCCTCTACCGTTACGCAATCAGTGAATTGGAGGTTCTTCATCAAGCTTTGCATGGAAAACTAAGTGCAGTCTATAAATGGGCCAAAGAAGATCTTGGTTTAACTGTGCGCTCAGTTGCCTCCAAGAGATCAAAACAAACCCCAGAGAAAGTAAATGGTTCAGTAGATTCGTCGAAACTACCTATATCACAGTCCACGGTGGATCCATACAACAAGTGGAAACAGCTTAAATCGCAAGGAACACCAAATGCTTTGGCAGGCAAACAGAGCGAAACGGCCTTCCAAGCCAAGCAGTCCCATGGTAGCGCTCACAGTAATTCGAATgtcattcatccaaaaataaaCACAACCGTAATTCATTCCGCAGCATCAAATGAGATCAAAGCTAAAGAGAAAACGGCGTTGCACAATTCTGCGGCAAAAAGAATTGGCGAAGGAAGTAATTCATCTGAGATCAAACCTGATAGCAATGCAATTGGTGATAAGCTCACAATTTCGAAGAAAGTAGAAGAACCAAAAGCTTCTGAAGTTTCATCGACTCCAGGCTCGGGTTTCTTGTCTTTTCTAAAAGATGACATTTTCGATGAAGTTTTATCTGATAGTACAAGTTCTTCTAGTTCTTCGGAAACTGACTAG